The Ammospiza nelsoni isolate bAmmNel1 chromosome 27, bAmmNel1.pri, whole genome shotgun sequence genome contains a region encoding:
- the LOC132084554 gene encoding perilipin-3-like has product MASGKTPTPDLLKAEEQHTVSAVNRVTNLPLLNSAFNLVSSAYNQTKECHPCLSGVCSVAETVAAVAVGSVVGGAQPILSQLEPQIALVNEYACKGLDQLEENLPFLQQPADKVISDTKQLVATKVTSAMNAACEAKEAVADKVTEAVDLTKNVVEDSVKLTRSVVTSTVSSAVEAAQGAKELVTSKVTEAVDVTKHMVEDSVDLTKSAVASTIVNAVEAAQGAKELVTSKVTEAVDLSKHLVEDSVDRTRSAVTSTITAAVGAAQGAKELVTNKVTDAVDKVTKAVDVTKHMVEDSVDLTKSAVASTIVSAVEAAQGAKEMVTDKVTKAVDLSKHIVEDSVDLTKSAVASTIVNAVEAAQGAKELVTSKVTEAVDVTKHTVEDSIDRTKSAVASTITAAVGAAQGAKDLVANKVTEAVDLTKGAVQDSVEKTKSVVTSTVSTALDAAYGTITSKINTALEQGREVLQEGVEITNSVVTNSVSKAKAVSQAVAGGVESVLGMSEDLVDHYLPMTEEELGKLATTVQGFGVASLEEQKRQRSYFVRLGSLSGRVRHRAYQHSLAKLQGFRHRTQDPLARLQLALRLIESVKQEVGQKLLEGQQKLHRLWVEWSLTQPKGTQVRTACQAEVEPRTLAMLRIITQQLQPAYHRLRLSIHGLPSSIQEAVSRATRHLHKLHSSFSRAVSFQDLSRTTLARSQDRVAEARRSLDVLFEFVTHNTPLNWIVGPFRAMAKVAQDSRRHRKEEMRCDRKLPKLEKAPLSQEVTKAPEEAKGTNRLSEKWYEVLDKLEEKVGKDTEVALAAKEIKTSAAKEDL; this is encoded by the exons ATGGCCTCAGGAAAGACCCCAACCCCAGACCTGCTgaaggctgaggagcagcacactGTG AGCGCTGTCAACCGAGTCACCAACCTGCCCTTGCTCAATTCTGCCTTCAACCTGGTCTCCTCTGCCTACAACCAGACCAAGGAGTGCCACCCCTGCCTCAGCGGTGTCTGCAGCGTGGCTGAGACCGTGGCTgccgtggctgtgggcagcGTGGTCGGAGGGGCACAGCCCATCCTGAGCCAGCTCGAGCCACAGA TTGCTCTTGTGAATGAATATGCCTGTAAAGGTCTGGATCAGCTGGAGGAGAACttgcccttcctgcagcagccagcagacAAG GTGATCTCAGACACCAAGCAGCTGGTGGCCACCAAAGTGACATCTGCTATGAACGCTGCCTGTGAGGCCAAGGAAGCGGTGGCTGACAAGGTCACTGAAGCTGTGGACCTCACTAAAAACGTGGTTGAGGACAGTGTCAAGCTGACCAGGTCTGTGGTCACCTCCActgtcagcagtgctgtggaggCTGCCCAGGGTGCCAAGGAGCTGGTGACCAGCAAGGTGACAGAGGCTGTGGATGTCACCAAGCACATGGTGGAGGACAGTGTTGACCTGACCAAGTCTGCTGTTGCCTCTACGATTGTCAATGCAGTGGAGGCTGCCCAGGGGGCCAAGGAGCTGGTGACCAGCAAGGTGACAGAGGCTGTGGACCTCAGTAAGCACCTTGTGGAGGACAGTGTTGACAGAACCAGGTCTGCTGTGACTTCCACCATCACTGCAGCCGtaggggctgcccagggagccaAGGAGCTGGTGACCAACAAGGTGACTGATGCTGTGGACAAGGTCACCAAAGCCGTGGATGTCACCAAGCACATGGTGGAGGACAGTGTTGACCTGACCAAGTCTGCAGTTGCTTCCACGATTGTCAGCGCTGTGGAGGCTGCTCAAGGGGCCAAGGAGATGGTGACAGACAAGGTGACCAAGGCAGTGGACCTCAGCAAGCACATTGTAGAAGACAGTGTTGACCTGACCAAGTCTGCTGTTGCCTCTACGATTGTCAACGCAGTGGAGGCTGCCCAGGGTGCCAAGGAGCTGGTGACCAGCAAGGTGACAGAGGCCGTGGATGTCACCAAGCACACAGTGGAGGACAGCATTGACAGGACCAAGTCTGCTGTTGCTTCCAccatcactgcagctgtgggggctgcACAGGGGGCCAAGGACCTGGTGGCCAACAAGGTGACCGAAGCAGTGGACCTGACCAAAGGGGCTGTTCAAGACAGCGTTGAGAAGACCAAATCTGTGGTCACCTCTACGGTCAGTACAGCTCTGGATGCTGCCTATGGCACCATCACCAGCAAGATCaacacagccctggagcagggcagggaggttCTCCAGGAGGGTGTGGAGATCACCAACTCAGTGGTGACCAACAGCGTAAGCAAGGCCAAGGCAGTGAGCCAGGCAGTGGCTGGAGGTGTGGAATCTGTCCTGGGAATGTCAGAAGATCTGGTGGATCATTACCTCCCAATGACCGAGGAAGAGCTAG GTAAACTGGCCACCACGGTGCAGGGCTTTGGCGTGGCCtccctggaggagcagaagaGGCAGAGGAGTTACTTTGTGCGCCTGGGCTCGCTGTCGGGCCGCGTGCGGCACCGAGCCTACCAGCACTCCCTGGCCAAGCTGCAGGGCTTCAGGCACCGCACCCAGGACCCCCTGGCAcggctgcagctggcactgagaCTG ATTGAATCTGTGAAACAGGAGGTCGGCcagaagctgctggaggggcagcAGAAGCTCCATCGGCTGTGGGTGGAGTGGAGCCTGACGCAGCCCAAAGGAACCCAAGTCAGAACGGCGTGCCAGGCAGAG GTGGAGCCGCGCACCCTGGCCATGCTGAGGATCatcacccagcagctgcagcccgcCTACCACCGCCTCAGGCTCAGCATCCACGgcctccccagcagcatccaggAGGCCGTGTCTCGGGCCACAAGACACCTCCACAAGCTCCacagctccttctccagggcCGTGTCCTTCCAGGACCTCTCCAGAACCACCCTGGCCCGCAGCCAGGACCGCGTGGCGGAGGCCCGCAGGTCCCTGGATGTCCTCTTTGAGTTTGTCACTCACAACACCCCTCTCAACTGGATTGTGGGGCCCTTCAGGGCCATGGCCAAGGTGGCACAGGACAGCAGAAGGCACaggaaggaagagatgaggTGTGATAGAAAATTACCCAAGTTGGAAAAGGCTCCGCTATCACAGGAGGTGACAAAGGCACCTGAAGAGGCAAAGGGAACCAACAGGCTCTCAGAAAAATGGTATGAAGTGCTAGACAAGTTGGAGGAGAAGGTAGGGAAGGACACAgaggtggccctggctgcaAAGGAGATAAAAACCAGTGCAGCAAAGGAAGATCTCTGA
- the FEM1A gene encoding protein fem-1 homolog A, with amino-acid sequence MDLRTAVYNAARDGKLKLLQKLLGSRSREELEALTAGPGGGGGPGAGSTPLLIAARHGHLEVVEYLLDHCGARVEEGGSVSFDGETIEGAPPLWAASAAGHLGVVRSLLDHGASVNQTTLTNSTPLRAACFDGHLEIVRYLVGERGADLEVANRHGHTCLMISCYKGHREIARYLLEKGADVNRRSVKGNTALHDCAESGSLEILQLLLRSKARMEKDGYGMTPLLAASVTGHTNIVEYLIQGGLQQDEAAGGCASGGSHQRGCAEEGCEGCGASASGQDEVPNVFCTREAAVEALELLGATFVDKKRDLLGAHKYWRRAMELRCEGGKYLPKPEPRQLVLAYDYSREVSSLEELEALITDPDEMRMQALLIRERILGPSHPDTSYYIRYRGAVYADSGNFERCINLWKYALDMQQGNLEPLSPMTASSFLSFAELYSYVLQDRSKGTLATHLGFSDLIGVLSKGVREVERALVHGKDPVADSAQFTKTLAIILHLVFLLEKVECTPEQEHQKRQTIYRLLKCSPRAKNGFTLLHMAVDKDTTTVGRYPVGKFPSLHVVNLLLECGADPDSRDYDNNTPLHVAARNNCPLIMSALMEAGAHMDATNAFKQTAYELLDEKLLTKSTMQPFNYITLQCLAARALDKHKIPYKGFIPEELEAFIELH; translated from the coding sequence ATGGACCTGCGCACGGCCGTGTACAATGCGGCCCGCGACGGGaagctgaagctgctgcagaagctgctgggcAGCCGCAGCCgagaggagctggaggcactgacggcggggcccggcggcgggggcggccccggggccggcAGCACCCCGCTGCTGATCGCGGCCCGGCACGGGCACCTGGAGGTGGTGGAGTACCTGCTGGATCACTGCGGGGCCCGCGTGGAGGAGGGCGGCTCCGTCAGCTTCGACGGTGAGACCATCGAGGGGGCCCCGCCGCTGTGGGCGGCCTCGGCTGCGGGGCACCTGGGCGTGGTGCGGAGCCTGCTGGACCACGGCGCCTCGGTGAACCAGACCACGCTGACCAACTCCACCCCGCTGCGGGCCGCCTGCTTCGATGGGCACCTGGAGATCGTGCGGTACCTGGTGGGCGAACGCGGGGCCGACCTGGAGGTGGCCAACCGGCACGGCCACACGTGCTTGATGATTTCCTGCTACAAAGGGCACCGGGAGATCGCCCGGTACTTGCTGGAGAAAGGGGCCGACGTGAACCGGCGCAGCGTGAAGGGAAACACGGCCTTGCACGACTGCGCCGAGTCGGGCAGCCTGGagatcctgcagctgctgctccgcTCCAAGGCCCGCATGGAGAAGGACGGCTATGGCATGACCCCTCTGCTCGCCGCCAGTGTCACCGGCCACACCAACATCGTGGAGTACCTGATCCagggggggctgcagcaggacgAGGCCGCGGGGGGCTGCGCCTCAGGTGGGAGCCATCAGAGGGGCTGCGCTGAAGAGGGCTGCGAGGGCTGCGGTGCTTCGGCTTCCGGTCAGGACGAGGTCCCGAACGTGTTCTGCACTCGAGAGGCTGCCGTGGAAgcgctggagctgctgggcGCCACGTTTGTGGACAAGAAACGAGACCTGTTGGGAGCCCACAAGTACTGGCGCAGGGCGATGGAGCTGCGCTGCGAGGGCGGCAAGTACCTGCCTAAGCCCGAGCCCCGGCAGCTGGTGCTGGCCTACGACTACTCGCGGGAGGTGAGCtctctggaggagctggaggccCTGATCACCGACCCCGACGAGATGCGCATGCAGGCGCTGCTGATCCGGGAGCGCATCCTGGGCCCGTCGCACCCCGACACCTCCTACTACATCCGCTACCGCGGCGCCGTCTACGCCGACTCGGGCAACTTCGAGCGCTGCATTAACCTGTGGAAGTACGCCCTGGACATGCAGCAAGGCAACCTggagcccctcagccccatGACCGCCAgcagtttcctttcctttgccGAGCTTTACTCCTACGTGCTCCAGGACCGTTCCAAAGGCACTTTAGCCACCCACCTGGGCTTCTCCGACCTCATCGGGGTGCTGAGCAAGGGGGTCCGGGAGGTGGAGAGGGCCCTGGTGCACGGCAAGGACCCCGTGGCCGACTCGGCGCAGTTCACCAAGACCTTGGCCATCATCCTGCACCTGGTGTTCCTGCTGGAGAAGGTGGAGTGCACCCCGGAGCAGGAGCACCAGAAGCGCCAGACCATCTACCGCCTGCTCAAGTGCAGCCCCCGCGCCAAGAACGGCTTCACCCTGCTGCACATGGCCGTGGACAAGGACACCACGACGGTGGGGCGGTACCCCGTGGGCAAATTCCCGTCCCTGCACGTGGTGAACTTGCTGCTGGAGTGCGGGGCGGACCCGGACAGCCGGGACTATGACAACAACACCCCCCTGCACGTGGCCGCCCGCAACAACTGCCCGCTGATCATGAGCGCCCTGATGGAGGCCGGGGCGCACATGGATGCCACCAACGCCTTCAAGCAGACGGCCTACGAGCTGCTGGACGAGAAGCTGCTCACCAAGAGCACCATGCAGCCCTTCAACTACATCACCCTCCAGTGCCTTGCTGCTCGCGCCCTGGACAAGCACAAGATTCCCTACAAGGGGTTCATCCCCGAGGAGCTGGAAGCCTTCATTGAGCTGCACTAG
- the TICAM1 gene encoding TIR domain-containing adapter molecule 1: protein MVLLTLGQETDARICLDALRDNQAAQYVQQIKLGTAGVQEDGEDLQPPQLDAGAVALLAQVYTVLAQEQLCSPEARDKACQASKDTQRGTLNNIPPKEQDNEGSAASGGSGDRFGTLRSHEDAGFPHTASSHCMVRSSPVEIRGSSDLSGPRTLCSVGSSSLSSCLEISASPTVAFHTQPSVPECVPWPSRAGHPSGDTESHDPQESSWVSTPSSAPGQGTAAQEPQPEKVLQVSPCHPSPVPVPETPLPSEPAQSSDVSSTVTEPHAPREKQHEKQDEKQLPADVPDSRAAVDTAPALMSTQDSSIPAGVPCNSASISTRSLPPPTYSFSSTLPPLQESPSKLSYPPPLPSSPSPARPPAPPATDPAEPDGAKFFTFVVLHASEDELVAHEVKDLLESMGVPKGATASEDFFIAGRSHMSCFQDALENSAFIILLLTKNFACKLCLYHTDTALMQSILDPSKLDSVIPFLPKANALERSQIPKMLSALVILEESSPLFPRRVQNTFNPARIREKKAMWEQLQREKLQARWAQHQAQQNLAALSLGSSPWVPPAAPRPPWPPGPSAQRWCPPAPMDPPPAQRGPPPSQAQLPPGHYSLTAGQAPLIIQHASMVQIGNHNVMQVGTAPPGPGHSQEQPRHNL, encoded by the coding sequence ATGGTCCTGCTCACTCTGGGGCAAGAAACGGATGCAAGAATTTGTCTGGATGCCTTGAGGGACAACCAAGCAGCCCAGTACGTCCAGCAGATCAaactgggcactgcaggagtGCAGGAAGATGGGGAGGATTtgcagcctccccagctggatgcaggtgctgtggcactgctggcacaggtgTACACGGTGCTGGCACAGGAACAGCTGTGCAGTCCTGAGGCCAGGGACAAAGCCTGCCAGGCCAGCAAGGACACCCAGCGGGGGACACTCAACAACATCCCACCCAAGGAACAGGACAACgagggctctgcagccagcGGGGGCTCAGGGGACAGGTTTGGGACACTGAGATCCCACGAGGACGCAGGATTTCCCCACACAGCCAGCTCCCACTGCATGGTGAGGAGCTCACCAGTGGAGATCAGAGGCAGCTCAGACCTTTCAGGCCCACGGACCCTGTGCTCTGTGGGGAGCTCCTCCCTGTCCAGCTGTCTGGAGATCAGTGCATCACCAACAGTTGCTTTTCACACCCAGCCCTCTGTCCCCGAGTGTGTCCCCTGGCCCAGCCGTGCTGGACACCCcagtggggacacagagagccATGACCCACAGGAATCCAGCTGGGTCAGCACACCAAGCTctgcccctgggcagggcacagctgctcaaGAGCCCCAGCCAGAGAAGGTGCTGCAGGTcagtccctgtcaccccagccctgtccccgtTCCTGAGACACCGCTGCCCTCGGAGCCTGCCCAAAGCAGTGACGTGTCCAGCACAGTGACAGAGCCCCACGCACCGAGGGAAAAGCAGCATGAAAAGCAGGATGAAAAGCAATTACCTGCTGATGTCCCTGACTCAAGGGCTGCAGTGGATACTGCCCCTGCCCTCATGTCCACCCAGGACTCCTCCATTCCAGCAGGCGTTCCCTGTAACTCTGCTTCTATTTCAACCcgttcccttcctcctcctacTTATTCCTTCTCCTCaactcttcctcctcttcaggaatctCCCTCCAAACTATCATAtccccctcccctgccttcATCCCCCTCTCCAGCCAGgcctcctgctcccccagccacGGATCCAGCAGAGCCAGATGGTGCCAAGTTCTTCACATTTGTTGTCCTGCATGCCAGTGAAGATGAGCTTGTGGCCCACGAGGTCAAGGACCTGCTGGAGAGCATGGGGGTGCCCAAGGGTGCCACAGCCAGCGAGGATTTCTTCATCGCCGGGCGCAGCCACATGAGCTGCTTCCAGGACGCCTTGGAGAACTCTGCCTTCATCATCCTCCTGCTGACCAAGAACTTTGCCTGCAAGCTGTGCCTGTACCACACAGACACTGCTCTGATGCAGTCCATCCTGGACCCCTCCAAGCTGGACTCGGTCATCCCATTTCTACCCAAGGCAAACGCCCTGGAGCGCAGCCAGATCCCCAAGATGCTCAGTGCGCTCGTCATCCTGGAGGAGagctctcctctcttccccaggAGAGTGCAGAACACGTTTAACCCCGCGAGGATCAGGGAGAAGAAAGCCatgtgggagcagctgcagagggagaagCTCCAGGCACGTtgggcacagcaccaagcccagcagaacctggctgccctgagcctgggctcctctccctgggtgcctccagcagcaccacggCCACCGTGGCCACCAGGGCCATCAGCCCAACGCTGGTGTCCCCCTGCCCCCATGGACCCCCCTCCTGCTCAGAGGGGTCCTCCCCCTTCCCAAGCACAGCTGCCCCCAGGCCACTACAGCCTCACAGCAGGCCAGGCACCCCTCATCATCCAACATGCCAGCATGGTTCAGATCGGGAACCACAACGTGATGCAGGTGGGCACTGCCCCACCtgggccagggcacagccaggagcaacCCAGGCACAACCTGTGA
- the UHRF1 gene encoding E3 ubiquitin-protein ligase UHRF1: protein MWIQVRTMDGSQTHRVDSLSKLTKVEGLRLRIHEVFGVEPHRQRLFYRGKQMEDGHSLFDYSVGLNDIVQLLVRQSPAVLPAGSKDKDPELSDSDSGCGSGPSESDKSSHNGEAALELEGQPGTAAQPDWADPCFGLYKINDLVDARDTDMGAWFEATVVNVTRKKPTTGSAESCTDPDQPTAVPEEDVIYHVKYDDYPENGVVQMSSGNVRARARTILKWHQLDVGQVVMVNYNPDEPKERGFWYDAEILQKRETKTTRELNAKILLGEAGDSLNDCTIILVDEIYKIEEPGTASPISSGTPKRQSGPVCKACKDNPNKTCRVCACHICGGKQDPDKQLMCDECDMAFHIYCLNPPLSRIPDDEDWYCPECRNDASEVVLAGEKLKESKKKQKMASANSSSRRDWGKGMACVGRTKECTIVPSNHYGPIPGIPVGTMWKFRVQVSESGVHRPHVAGIHGRSNDGAYSLVLAGGYEDDIDHGNSFTYTGSGGRDLSGNKRTAEQSCDQKLTNMNRALALNCSAPINDKHGAEAKDWRAGKPVRVVRNVKGGKHSKYAPLEGNRYDGIYKVVKYWPETGKSGFLVWRYLLRRDDEEPAPWTKEGKDRMKKLGLTMQYPEGYLEAVANKDKEKENNGDDEFDTPGKGKRKRKSAGGEETPISSPAGTPKKTKVEPYKLTSQQKSLIKSDEANEKLWNEVLEALKDGPKFLNKVEEAFLCICCQEVVFRPVTTVCQHNVCKDCLDRSFKASVFSCPACRYELGRSYSMEVNEALQSVLAQLFPGYGRGR from the exons ATGTGGATCCAGGTGCGCACCATGGACGGCAGCCAGACGCACCGCGTGGACTCCCTCTCCAAGCTCACCAAGGTGGAGGGGCTGCGCCTGCGGATACACGAGGTGTTCGGCGTGGAGCCCCACCGGCAGCGGCTCTTCTACCGCGGCAAGCAG atGGAAGATGGGCACTCCCTGTTCGATTACAGCGTGGGGCTGAACGACATCGTGCAGCTGCTGGTCAGACAAAGCCCGGCcgtgctgcctgctggcagCAAGGACAAGGACCCCGAGCTCTCGGACAGCGACTCCGGCTGCGGCTCCGGCCCCAGCGAGTCCGACAAGAGCTCCCACAACGGGGAGGCTGCGCTGGAGCTGGAGGGACAGCCGGGCACGGCCGCCCAGCCCGACTGGGCAGACCCCTGCTTCGGCCTCTACAAG ATCAATGACCTGGTGGATGCTCGGGACACGGACATGGGAGCGTGGTTTGAAGCCACAGTTGTGAATGtaaccaggaaaaaacccaccactGGATCAGCTGAGAGCTGCACAGACCCTGACCAGCCCACAGCTGTCCCTGAAGAGGATGTGATTTATCATGTGAAATATGATGA TTACCCAGAGAATGGGGTGGTGCAGATGAGCTCGGGCAACGTGCGGGCGCGGGCACGGACCATCCTCAAGTGGCACCAGCTGGATGTGGGGCAGGTGGTGATGGTCAACTACAACCCCGATGAGCCCAAGGAGAGGGGCTTCTGGTACGATGCTGAGATCCTGCAGAAAAGGGAAACCAAAACCACCAGGGAGCTCAATGCAAAGATATTACTTGG GGAAGCTGGTGATTCCTTGAATGACTGCACAATTATATTAGTGGATGAAATCTATAAAATTGAAGAGCCAGGCACTGCTTCTCCCATCAGTTCTGGAACCCCAAAAC GACAGAGTGGACCCGTGTGTAAAGCCTGCAAGGACAACCCAAACAAGACCTGCAGGGTCTGTGCTTGTCACATCTGTGGGGGGAAGCAGGATCCAGATAAGCAGCTCATGTGTGACGAGTGTGACATGGCCTTCCACATCTACTGCCTGAACCCTCCCCTCAGCAGAATCCCAGATGATGAGGACTG GTATTGCCCTGAATGTCGAAATGATGCAAGTGAGGTGGTTTTAGCAggagagaaattaaaagaaagtaaaaagaaacaaaagatgGCATCTGCTAATTCCTCCTCCCGGAGAGACTGGGGCAAG ggCATGGCGTGTGTGGGGCGCACCAAGGAATGCACCATCGTCCCCTCCAACCACTATGGACCAATCCCTGGCATCCCCGTGGGCACCATGTGGAAATTCAGAGTTCAG GTGAGCGAGTCTGGGGTGCACAGGCCCCACGTGGCAGGGATCCACGGCAGGAGCAACGATGGGGCCTACTCCTTGGTGCTGGCAGGAGGATATGAAGATGACATT GATCATGGGAATTCCTTCACCTACACGGGCAGTGGGGGCCGGGACCTGTCTGGGAACAAGCGCACGGCAGAGCAGTCCTGTGACCAGAAACTCACCAACATGAACAG ggccctggctcTGAACTGCAGTGCCCCCATCAACGACAAGCACGGGGCTGAGGCCAAGGACTGGCGGGCGGGGAAGCCGGTCAGGGTGGTCAGGAACGTCAAGGGAGGCAAGCACAGCAAGTATGCTCCTCTGGAGGGCAACAGATACGATGGCATCTACAAG GTGGTGAAATACTGGCCTGAGACGGGGAAATCTGGGTTCCTGGTGTGGCGTTACCTGCTGAGGAGGGACGATGAAGAACCTGCTCCTTGGACCAAAGAGGGGAAGGACAGGATGAAAAAGCTTGGCCTGACAATGCAG TATCCTGAAGGATATTTGGAAGCTGTTGCAAacaaagacaaggaaaaagaaaataatggagATGATGAGTTTGATAccccagggaaagggaagaggaaaaggaaatcagCAG gTGGGGAGGAAACACCCATCTCCTCTCCAGCAGGGACTCCAAAGAAAACTAAAGTTGAGCCATACAAGCTGACGTCCCAGCAGAAATCTCTTATAAAAAGTGATGAAGCCAATGAAAAACTGTGGAATGAGGTCCTGGAGGCTCTCAAAGATGGACCG AAATTTCTGAATAAAGTGGAGGAGGCCTTTCTGTGTATTTGCTGTCAGGAGGTCGTGTTCAGGCCAGTCACCACCGTGTGCCAGCACAACGTCTGCAAg